Proteins encoded together in one Orrella marina window:
- the kdsB gene encoding 3-deoxy-manno-octulosonate cytidylyltransferase has protein sequence MSALGVNQPFHVIIPARWQSSRLPGKMLADIGGLPMVVRTALQARKSSARSVTIAADDARIIGKALEHGIDAVLTRSDHPSGTDRLAEAAELLGLREDAHIINVQGDEPMINPAIIDEVAHALAQDTEASIATCASRLSDESALSNPNVVKVVRDLRARALYFSRSAIPHVRGDVQTDVSRTPYLHHIGIYGYRSNFLEAFPQLTPGLLESLEMLEQLRALEHGFKIHVCVTDNSSFGGVDTPDDLERVRRMFSPQPSA, from the coding sequence ATGAGCGCGCTCGGTGTAAACCAGCCATTTCATGTCATCATCCCGGCCCGCTGGCAGTCGAGCCGGTTGCCTGGCAAGATGCTGGCCGACATCGGCGGCCTGCCCATGGTCGTGCGAACCGCTTTGCAGGCCAGAAAATCGTCTGCCCGCAGCGTGACGATTGCAGCCGATGATGCCCGCATCATCGGCAAAGCGCTCGAGCACGGCATTGATGCCGTTCTGACGCGTTCCGATCATCCGAGCGGCACAGACCGTCTCGCCGAAGCCGCCGAACTTCTGGGATTGCGTGAGGATGCCCACATCATCAATGTCCAGGGCGATGAGCCTATGATCAACCCGGCGATCATTGACGAGGTTGCCCATGCACTGGCCCAGGATACCGAGGCGTCCATAGCGACCTGTGCGAGCCGGCTCTCGGACGAGAGTGCACTGAGCAACCCAAATGTCGTCAAAGTTGTGCGAGACTTGCGAGCACGGGCGTTGTATTTTTCCAGATCGGCAATTCCTCACGTGCGTGGCGACGTCCAGACAGATGTATCAAGAACCCCCTATTTGCACCACATCGGCATCTATGGATATCGCTCAAACTTTCTTGAAGCCTTCCCGCAACTGACGCCTGGCTTACTGGAAAGCCTGGAAATGCTCGAACAGTTGCGTGCGCTCGAACATGGCTTCAAAATCCATGTCTGTGTTACGGATAATTCAAGCTTCGGAGGGGTCGATACACCCGATGATCTTGAGCGTGTCAGGCGCATGTTCAGTCCACAGCCATCAGCGTAG
- the adk gene encoding adenylate kinase has product MRLILLGPPGAGKGTQAGFLTKHFGIPQISTGDMLRAAVKAGTPLGLQAKKVMDSGALVSDDIIIGLVKDRLQADDCKSGYLFDGFPRTIPQAQALQDAAVKLDFVVEIDVPEEDIIERMSGRRVHPASGRTYHVKFNPPKTPDVDDETGEPLVQRDDDKEETVRHRLTVYREQTRPLVDFYSDLADGDGSAARYRKISGVGSVDEIHQRLLSALA; this is encoded by the coding sequence ATGCGACTCATTCTGCTTGGACCACCCGGAGCCGGTAAAGGCACACAGGCCGGATTTCTGACCAAACACTTTGGCATTCCTCAAATCTCGACCGGTGATATGCTTCGGGCTGCTGTCAAGGCTGGCACGCCACTCGGTCTGCAGGCCAAGAAAGTCATGGATTCAGGCGCTCTGGTGTCGGACGACATCATCATCGGACTGGTCAAGGATCGCCTTCAGGCCGATGACTGCAAGTCCGGCTACTTGTTTGACGGTTTCCCGCGCACCATTCCGCAAGCCCAGGCGTTGCAGGATGCCGCCGTGAAGCTGGATTTCGTGGTGGAAATCGACGTTCCGGAAGAGGACATCATCGAGCGCATGAGTGGACGCCGGGTGCACCCTGCCAGCGGCAGAACCTATCATGTCAAGTTCAATCCACCTAAGACACCAGACGTCGACGATGAGACTGGTGAGCCACTGGTTCAGCGAGATGACGACAAGGAAGAAACCGTGCGGCACCGACTGACCGTTTACCGTGAGCAGACTCGCCCGCTGGTCGATTTCTACTCTGATCTGGCTGACGGAGATGGCAGTGCGGCACGTTACCGCAAAATCAGTGGTGTCGGCTCGGTTGACGAAATTCACCAACGCCTTCTGAGCGCACTCGCCTGA
- a CDS encoding Trm112 family protein codes for MDHKLLDILVCPICKGRLQMSPQRDSLICRADRLAFPIEDGIPVMLESKAKPIEGELGKAP; via the coding sequence ATGGATCACAAATTGCTCGATATTCTGGTCTGCCCGATCTGTAAAGGGCGACTGCAGATGAGCCCCCAGCGCGATTCGCTTATCTGCCGCGCTGACAGGCTCGCATTCCCGATCGAAGACGGTATTCCAGTGATGCTTGAATCCAAAGCAAAGCCGATCGAGGGCGAACTGGGCAAGGCACCCTGA
- the lpxK gene encoding tetraacyldisaccharide 4'-kinase, with protein sequence MSQWQKRGLFAWLMFPLSLVYRIAGAARRKLYSSRLKRAFKARVPVIVVGNIYVGGTGKTPVILSLLAALTARGWRPGLVSRGYGSRSKRRPLCGQGTIDAAEFGDEPAMISMLTGISVSVFPDRALAVEALLDFDPAINVILSDDGLQHWALARDIEILVQDERGCGNGLTLPAGPLREPPARMLEVDAVLTRQPHDKLSQRQSGLLDESTNSREACPGNDRSSHPVVHARFAVVVDRFRHLATGRELSPEQWVAEAGSKAGGILAIAGIGVPERFFANLRSLGVNPDRTLALPDHGDIDKAWLARQAEGTILMTEKDAVKLVTRRAAIEATTAMQAAGPQTDSVHDRIWVATARTAWCDDSFFDWVETRLQTVSHERLKRDGQLSQKR encoded by the coding sequence ATGTCTCAGTGGCAAAAGCGTGGCTTGTTCGCCTGGCTGATGTTTCCGTTGAGCCTTGTATACCGGATCGCAGGAGCTGCCCGACGAAAGCTCTACTCCAGCCGACTGAAGCGTGCATTCAAGGCGCGGGTACCGGTGATTGTCGTGGGCAATATCTACGTGGGTGGCACAGGCAAGACACCGGTGATTCTGAGCCTGCTGGCAGCACTCACGGCCAGGGGGTGGCGTCCGGGTCTTGTGAGCCGCGGATACGGTTCGAGATCGAAGCGACGCCCTTTGTGTGGTCAGGGAACAATCGATGCTGCCGAGTTTGGCGACGAGCCAGCGATGATCAGCATGCTGACGGGGATTTCAGTATCCGTGTTCCCGGATCGTGCGCTTGCTGTTGAGGCCTTACTCGACTTCGATCCGGCCATCAACGTCATTCTGAGTGACGATGGCCTGCAACACTGGGCACTCGCGAGAGACATTGAGATCCTGGTGCAAGATGAACGGGGCTGCGGCAATGGGCTGACCCTTCCCGCCGGCCCGTTACGTGAACCACCTGCTCGCATGCTGGAAGTGGACGCAGTCCTGACTCGTCAGCCTCATGACAAGCTGAGCCAGCGTCAAAGCGGCCTGCTGGACGAATCGACGAACTCCCGAGAAGCCTGCCCCGGCAACGATCGATCCTCGCATCCAGTCGTTCATGCAAGGTTTGCGGTAGTGGTAGATCGTTTCAGACACCTGGCAACAGGACGTGAGCTTTCACCCGAGCAATGGGTGGCAGAGGCTGGATCTAAAGCCGGTGGCATACTGGCCATTGCCGGGATCGGCGTACCTGAACGGTTCTTTGCCAATCTGCGATCGCTGGGAGTCAATCCTGACCGAACACTTGCACTGCCCGATCATGGTGACATTGACAAAGCCTGGCTGGCCAGACAGGCCGAAGGCACTATACTGATGACCGAAAAAGATGCAGTAAAACTGGTTACGCGCAGGGCAGCAATTGAAGCAACAACGGCGATGCAAGCCGCAGGACCTCAAACAGACAGCGTGCACGACCGGATCTGGGTTGCAACGGCTCGTACCGCCTGGTGTGACGACTCGTTTTTTGACTGGGTCGAGACCCGGTTGCAAACAGTGTCACACGAGAGGTTGAAGCGCGATGGTCAGTTGTCGCAGAAGCGTTAA